A window of the Tessaracoccus sp. MC1865 genome harbors these coding sequences:
- a CDS encoding vitamin K epoxide reductase family protein, whose protein sequence is MQETMTSSSEILDPANPGGDPRPVPRKRQRYIIFGEMLAFAIVSLIASWVLSYDAIVLAANPDADLACSINEVFDCAKVGATWQANIFGFPNAFLGMIAEPVVMTIAVASLFGVRFPRWFMFTANAVYFLGVVFAYWLLYQSSFEIGALCPWCLTVTVATTFVFWSMTAWNIQERNHYFSAKTAEKLERFHRNGWLTISFMAWLALIVVIEILKFAPKFI, encoded by the coding sequence GTGCAAGAGACCATGACCTCGTCGTCGGAGATCCTCGACCCCGCAAACCCGGGCGGCGACCCGCGACCGGTGCCGCGCAAGCGCCAGCGCTACATCATCTTCGGCGAGATGCTCGCCTTCGCCATCGTCAGTCTCATCGCGTCGTGGGTGCTGAGCTACGACGCCATCGTGCTGGCCGCCAACCCCGACGCGGACCTGGCCTGTTCCATCAACGAGGTGTTCGACTGCGCCAAGGTCGGCGCCACCTGGCAGGCCAACATCTTCGGCTTCCCCAATGCATTCCTGGGCATGATCGCCGAACCCGTCGTCATGACGATCGCCGTCGCGTCGCTCTTCGGGGTGCGGTTCCCGCGCTGGTTCATGTTCACCGCCAACGCGGTCTACTTCCTCGGTGTCGTCTTCGCCTACTGGCTCCTCTACCAGTCGTCCTTCGAGATCGGCGCGCTGTGCCCCTGGTGCCTCACGGTCACCGTCGCCACGACGTTCGTGTTCTGGTCCATGACCGCGTGGAACATCCAGGAACGCAACCACTACTTCTCCGCGAAGACCGCCGAGAAGCTGGAGCGTTTCCATCGCAACGGCTGGTTGACCATCTCGTTCATGGCGTGGCTCGCGCTCATCGTGGTCATCGAAATCCTGAAGTTCGCGCCCAAGTTCATC